In Leisingera sp. NJS204, the following are encoded in one genomic region:
- the moaA gene encoding GTP 3',8-cyclase MoaA — MTAPLIDPFARAITYLRVSVTDRCDFRCVYCMSENMTFLPKKDLLTLEELDRLCSTFIRLGVEKLRITGGEPLVRRGILTFFQSMSRHLDTGALKELTLTTNGSQLAKYADDLYAAGVRRVNISLDTLDEQKFADVTRWGRLPQVLKGIDAAQKAGLKVKINAVALKGFNEEELPRITAWCAERGLDLTWIEVMPMGEDIGAMERIGQYWSLKDVRAEYENHYTVTDLAERTGGPARYVQLEETGQKIGFITPLSHNFCESCNRVRVTCTGEIYTCLGQEGKADLRAPLRANEEGTGVLEAAIRAAIGDKPRGHDFDYSRQEAGGQMSRHMSHTGG; from the coding sequence ATGACAGCTCCGCTTATTGATCCCTTCGCCCGCGCAATCACTTATCTGCGTGTCTCGGTCACCGACCGCTGCGACTTCCGCTGCGTCTATTGCATGTCCGAGAATATGACCTTTTTGCCCAAGAAGGATCTCCTGACCCTGGAGGAGCTGGACCGGCTGTGTTCCACCTTCATCCGGCTCGGCGTTGAGAAGCTCAGGATCACCGGAGGTGAGCCGCTGGTCCGGCGCGGCATCCTGACTTTCTTCCAGTCGATGAGCCGCCATCTGGACACCGGCGCCCTTAAGGAGCTGACGCTGACCACCAATGGCTCGCAGCTGGCGAAATATGCCGATGACCTTTATGCCGCCGGGGTGCGCCGGGTGAATATCTCGCTCGACACGCTGGACGAACAGAAATTCGCCGATGTTACCCGCTGGGGCCGCCTGCCGCAGGTACTGAAGGGTATTGACGCCGCGCAGAAGGCCGGCCTGAAGGTCAAAATCAACGCCGTGGCGCTCAAGGGCTTCAACGAAGAAGAACTGCCGAGGATCACCGCGTGGTGCGCCGAACGCGGCCTGGATCTCACCTGGATTGAGGTCATGCCGATGGGCGAAGACATCGGCGCGATGGAGCGCATCGGCCAATACTGGTCGCTGAAGGACGTGCGTGCGGAATACGAAAACCACTATACCGTCACCGATCTGGCTGAGCGCACCGGCGGCCCGGCGCGATATGTGCAGCTGGAGGAAACCGGCCAGAAGATCGGCTTCATCACCCCGCTTTCCCATAACTTCTGCGAAAGCTGCAACCGGGTGCGGGTGACCTGCACCGGTGAAATTTACACCTGCCTGGGCCAGGAGGGCAAAGCCGACCTGCGTGCGCCCCTGCGCGCAAACGAGGAAGGCACCGGCGTCTTGGAGGCCGCGATCCGCGCCGCCATCGGCGACAAGCCCCGCGGGCATGACTTTGACTATTCCCGGCAGGAGGCCGGCGGCCAGATGTCCCGCCACATGAGCCACACCGGCGGCTGA
- a CDS encoding 3-deoxy-D-manno-octulosonic acid transferase, producing the protein MSSDSPVRPTLLYSLYCGASALIAPFAWRKVAGKLRDYGLPEARVRERLGHASLPRPAGQLIWFHAASVGESLSVLTLIKRMGEQAPDAEFLITSGTPTSAELIAKRMPPRCRHQFPPLDTASAVDRFLAHWRPDLGVFVESELWPQMLVRARKGGCPLVLLNARLSDRSVEGWKKRPETARYILGQFDLLVTQNAKTASNLQAMGANPKRVRPGSNLKAVSAPLPVDRDSLEKLRKNIGERPVWIASSTHEGEEETVLEAHKTLLKKHPDLCLLLAPRHPERGDAAEALVKGAGLSCARRSKGVMPGTATQVYLADTLGEVGTWYALSPLVFLGGSLREIGGHNPFEPMQAGATVITGTGHYNFAETYAELTALGAAAEVRSAAELTDQVATWLEQPQAFQAACDAARQFISRQSDQLDKTVDALLAILPRDGGHDGKN; encoded by the coding sequence ATGTCCAGTGACTCGCCCGTGCGGCCGACGCTGCTTTACTCCCTTTATTGCGGCGCCAGCGCCCTGATTGCGCCCTTTGCCTGGCGCAAGGTGGCGGGCAAGCTGCGTGATTACGGCCTGCCGGAGGCGCGCGTGCGCGAACGCCTTGGCCACGCCTCCCTGCCCCGTCCCGCCGGGCAGCTGATATGGTTCCATGCCGCCTCGGTCGGCGAGAGCTTATCGGTACTCACACTCATCAAGCGCATGGGAGAACAGGCGCCGGACGCGGAATTTCTGATCACTTCCGGCACGCCAACGTCTGCCGAGCTGATTGCCAAACGGATGCCGCCACGCTGCCGCCATCAGTTCCCGCCGCTGGACACAGCCTCGGCGGTGGACCGATTTCTGGCGCACTGGCGCCCCGATCTGGGGGTGTTTGTCGAAAGCGAACTGTGGCCGCAAATGCTGGTGCGGGCGCGCAAGGGCGGCTGCCCGCTGGTGCTGCTGAATGCGCGGCTGTCGGACCGGTCTGTGGAAGGCTGGAAGAAACGCCCGGAAACGGCGCGCTACATCCTGGGGCAATTCGACCTGCTGGTGACGCAAAATGCAAAGACCGCATCAAACCTGCAGGCGATGGGCGCCAACCCCAAGCGCGTCCGCCCCGGCAGCAACCTCAAGGCTGTCTCAGCGCCGTTGCCGGTCGACCGGGACAGCCTTGAAAAGCTGCGTAAAAACATCGGTGAACGCCCGGTCTGGATTGCGTCCTCTACCCACGAGGGCGAGGAAGAGACCGTGCTGGAGGCACATAAAACGCTGCTGAAGAAGCACCCAGACCTTTGCCTGCTGCTCGCTCCCCGCCACCCCGAACGCGGCGATGCGGCAGAAGCTCTGGTGAAGGGCGCAGGCCTGTCCTGCGCGCGGCGCAGCAAGGGCGTCATGCCCGGGACGGCCACCCAGGTCTATCTGGCTGACACTTTGGGCGAGGTCGGCACCTGGTATGCCCTCAGCCCGCTGGTATTCCTGGGCGGCTCCCTCCGCGAAATAGGCGGTCACAACCCGTTTGAGCCAATGCAGGCGGGCGCCACTGTGATCACCGGCACCGGACATTACAATTTCGCCGAAACCTATGCCGAACTGACCGCGCTTGGCGCCGCCGCTGAGGTGCGGTCCGCGGCAGAGTTGACCGATCAGGTTGCCACCTGGCTGGAGCAGCCGCAGGCCTTCCAGGCTGCCTGTGACGCCGCCCGGCAATTCATCTCCCGCCAATCGGATCAATTGGACAAGACGGTGGACGCCCTGCTGGCGATTCTGCCCCGCGATGGAGGCCATGATGGCAAAAACTGA
- a CDS encoding glycosyltransferase family 4 protein, translating to MAKTDANTVEVIAPNFKRRLSGVTSTIVRLVPLQRQQIAIATAGSGLPGGMPHLSVLQLLFMKRNGPAGARVWHARRNVEMLGGLALKYLLGKRLKLLFTSASQRHHSGYTKWLISNMDRVIATSAKGAAYLQNPVQVVHHGINTEEFSPPADKAALRRELGLPQDAILIGCYGRIRAQKGTDVFVDAMLEVLKAHPQAVGLVMGRATEKHVAFEKELRAKVEAAGLSGRLLFPPEVPVWEVSRWYQALDLYVAPQRWEGFGLTPLEAMSCGVPAVATRVGAFEELIAPGETGLLIDAGETRQMVEAINEVLSTEGQLDAWSEAARKHAITNFALEKEAGALVAIYREMLEH from the coding sequence ATGGCAAAAACTGACGCCAATACGGTCGAAGTCATCGCGCCGAATTTCAAACGCCGCCTGTCCGGCGTCACCTCTACCATCGTGCGGCTGGTGCCGCTGCAGCGCCAGCAGATCGCCATTGCCACCGCCGGCAGCGGCCTGCCCGGCGGCATGCCGCATCTGTCGGTGCTGCAGCTCTTGTTCATGAAACGCAACGGCCCCGCCGGCGCCCGCGTCTGGCACGCCCGGCGCAATGTCGAAATGCTCGGCGGGCTGGCGTTGAAATACCTGCTGGGCAAGCGGCTGAAACTGTTGTTCACCTCGGCTTCCCAGCGCCATCACTCCGGTTACACCAAATGGCTGATTTCCAACATGGACCGGGTGATTGCAACCTCGGCCAAAGGTGCCGCCTATCTGCAGAACCCGGTGCAGGTGGTGCATCACGGGATCAATACCGAAGAATTTTCCCCGCCCGCTGACAAAGCCGCGTTGCGGCGTGAACTGGGCCTGCCTCAGGATGCAATCCTGATCGGTTGCTACGGCCGCATCCGGGCGCAAAAAGGCACAGACGTCTTTGTCGATGCCATGCTGGAGGTGCTGAAAGCGCATCCCCAAGCGGTGGGCCTGGTCATGGGCCGCGCCACCGAAAAGCATGTGGCGTTTGAAAAGGAGCTGCGCGCCAAGGTGGAGGCCGCAGGCCTGTCCGGCCGCCTGCTGTTCCCGCCTGAGGTGCCGGTCTGGGAGGTTTCCCGCTGGTATCAGGCGCTGGATCTCTATGTGGCACCGCAACGCTGGGAGGGGTTTGGCCTGACCCCTTTGGAAGCCATGTCTTGCGGGGTGCCTGCGGTTGCCACCCGCGTTGGCGCCTTTGAAGAGCTGATCGCCCCGGGTGAAACCGGCCTCTTGATCGACGCAGGCGAGACCCGGCAGATGGTGGAGGCGATCAATGAGGTGTTATCCACCGAAGGGCAGCTGGACGCTTGGTCAGAGGCAGCACGCAAGCACGCGATTACCAATTTCGCGTTGGAAAAGGAGGCCGGTGCGCTGGTCGCGATCTACCGCGAGATGCTGGAGCATTAG
- a CDS encoding DUF2059 domain-containing protein, with protein sequence MKQILIAAIFLLGTVTSALSEAAADVAFVADAHMRWSDAEERVTSLRQEVYTKLQPGFADLGAEIINSDRFWEELAGDFDAELLKLIRGNVAAVYQEVLTTEEIAALADFYRADEGRVLLEQGVTPVTFTSNVAFFTEGAGAPLAEHLLELESSMEAKGETVTQYLRAVFSPVRIADIIEMEEVMAFADESRRAVVAEALRNAE encoded by the coding sequence ATGAAACAGATTCTTATCGCTGCAATATTTTTGCTCGGCACCGTAACTTCCGCCCTTTCGGAGGCGGCTGCGGACGTTGCCTTTGTTGCAGATGCGCATATGCGTTGGTCAGATGCAGAAGAAAGGGTAACAAGCCTTAGACAAGAGGTTTACACTAAACTGCAACCGGGCTTTGCGGATTTGGGGGCCGAAATTATAAACTCCGACCGGTTTTGGGAGGAACTGGCAGGCGACTTTGATGCTGAACTTCTTAAGTTGATCCGTGGGAATGTTGCCGCCGTCTACCAAGAGGTGCTAACGACCGAGGAAATCGCTGCCTTGGCAGACTTCTACCGCGCAGACGAGGGGCGCGTCTTGTTGGAGCAGGGCGTGACGCCTGTCACTTTCACCTCTAACGTTGCGTTTTTTACTGAAGGAGCGGGCGCACCGCTTGCTGAACATTTGTTGGAATTAGAATCAAGTATGGAAGCCAAGGGGGAAACCGTAACCCAATATCTGCGCGCAGTTTTCTCGCCGGTACGGATCGCCGACATCATAGAAATGGAAGAAGTGATGGCGTTTGCGGATGAAAGCCGACGAGCAGTGGTTGCAGAAGCCTTGCGCAACGCAGAATGA